A single genomic interval of Flavihumibacter rivuli harbors:
- a CDS encoding GNAT family N-acetyltransferase, translating into MENQSIVVRVATPDDVHFASIITDEMEASAKARGTGIAKRSPQYIEEKMREGKSVIAHTEDGTWVGFCYIETWSHGEYVANSGLIVSPAFRKSGVAKRIKQRIFELSREKYPEAKIFGLTTGLAVMKINSDLGYEPVTYSELTQDEAFWAGCKSCVNYDILMSKDRKNCLCTAMLYDPKDHYEPSETAAEFKQHSKAYERLMRIKQSRFIKNFLKKESSKKPGGAAVEKKKMFSLFNYFFNL; encoded by the coding sequence TTGGAAAATCAATCCATTGTCGTTAGGGTTGCAACACCCGACGATGTCCATTTCGCATCCATCATTACCGATGAGATGGAAGCTTCTGCCAAGGCCCGTGGAACCGGTATTGCCAAGCGTTCGCCGCAATACATTGAAGAAAAGATGCGGGAAGGCAAGTCTGTTATTGCACATACCGAAGATGGTACATGGGTAGGTTTCTGCTATATAGAAACCTGGAGCCATGGTGAGTATGTGGCCAATTCCGGGCTGATCGTTTCCCCGGCCTTTCGCAAAAGTGGCGTGGCCAAGCGAATCAAGCAGCGCATTTTCGAACTCAGCAGGGAAAAGTATCCTGAAGCCAAGATCTTTGGCCTCACTACCGGACTTGCGGTGATGAAGATCAATTCCGACCTGGGTTATGAGCCGGTGACCTACTCTGAGCTGACGCAGGATGAAGCCTTCTGGGCAGGATGCAAGAGCTGCGTGAATTATGATATCCTGATGAGTAAGGACAGGAAGAATTGCCTATGCACTGCCATGCTCTATGATCCCAAGGACCATTATGAGCCATCAGAGACCGCAGCTGAATTCAAGCAACACTCTAAAGCCTATGAAAGGTTGATGCGCATCAAACAGTCGAGGTTTATCAAGAACTTCCTTAAAAAGGAGAGTTCAAAGAAGCCAGGCGGCGCCGCAGTAGAGAAGAAGAAAATGTTCTCGCTGTTCAACTACTTCTTTAACCTTTAA
- a CDS encoding aspartate aminotransferase family protein, translating to MKLFDVYPLNDITITRALGSKVWDEKGNEYLDMYGGHAVISIGHTHPHWVHRLEAQLHQIAFYSNSIKIPLQVELAEKLGKLSGKANYQLFLCNSGAEANENAMKLASFHTGRKKVIAFRKSFHGRTSLAVAATDNPAIVAPVNQTTNIIFLPFNDVDALRACFKAQGADIAAVIVEGIQGVGGINVASDAFLQAIRMCCDEYGAVYIADAVQCGYGRSGKFYAHDHAGADADIYSMAKGMGNGFPVAGISIAPHIQPKHGMLGTTFGGNHLACAAALGVLEVMEKEGLMFEAALTGKYLMEELSSLPHISNIRGRGLMIGFDVPESQKDLRKNLLVKHKIFTGEAKPNVIRLLPSLALSREEADRFLEAMRSELA from the coding sequence ATGAAACTCTTCGACGTATACCCGCTGAATGATATCACCATCACCAGGGCCCTGGGCTCAAAGGTTTGGGATGAAAAAGGAAATGAATACCTGGATATGTATGGTGGCCATGCCGTTATTTCTATCGGTCATACCCATCCCCACTGGGTACACCGCTTAGAAGCGCAGTTGCACCAGATCGCCTTCTACTCCAATTCAATCAAGATCCCTTTGCAGGTGGAATTGGCAGAGAAGCTCGGCAAGCTGTCCGGCAAGGCTAATTACCAATTGTTTCTTTGTAATTCCGGGGCAGAGGCCAATGAGAATGCCATGAAACTGGCATCTTTCCATACCGGTAGGAAGAAGGTCATTGCCTTCAGGAAATCCTTCCATGGCCGCACTTCGCTGGCAGTAGCTGCAACTGACAATCCTGCTATTGTGGCGCCTGTCAACCAGACCACTAATATCATCTTCCTTCCCTTCAATGATGTGGATGCCCTCCGTGCCTGCTTTAAGGCGCAGGGTGCAGATATTGCGGCAGTGATCGTTGAGGGTATCCAGGGTGTTGGTGGCATCAATGTTGCCAGCGATGCCTTCCTGCAGGCCATCCGCATGTGTTGTGATGAGTATGGTGCCGTCTATATCGCAGATGCCGTACAGTGTGGATATGGGAGAAGCGGAAAGTTCTACGCACATGACCATGCCGGTGCCGATGCAGATATTTACAGCATGGCTAAGGGAATGGGCAATGGATTCCCGGTTGCGGGAATCTCTATTGCGCCGCATATCCAGCCTAAGCATGGCATGCTGGGTACAACCTTCGGCGGCAACCACCTGGCCTGTGCTGCTGCACTGGGGGTGTTGGAAGTAATGGAGAAGGAAGGCCTGATGTTTGAAGCCGCCCTCACCGGCAAATACCTGATGGAAGAGTTAAGCAGTTTACCCCATATCAGCAATATCCGTGGACGGGGATTAATGATCGGCTTTGATGTGCCGGAATCCCAGAAGGACCTCAGGAAGAACCTGCTTGTAAAGCATAAGATCTTCACAGGTGAGGCCAAGCCCAACGTGATCAGGCTGTTGCCTTCGCTGGCTCTGTCCAGGGAAGAGGCCGATCGTTTCCTGGAGGCCATGCGATCTGAATTGGCATGA
- the argB gene encoding acetylglutamate kinase codes for MIYVIKIGGNVIDAEPSLRSFLQAFSQVEGKKLLVHGGGKIATRIGDKLGIVSQYVDGRRITDAGTIDLVTMVYGGLVNKQIVAQLQSLGTDAIGLTGADGNLVPAHKRPVKTIDYGFVGDIDTNLIPSAKWYNLIEQGMVPVVAPLTHDGMGNMLNTNADTIASALAIALSKHEPVRLIYCFEKKGVLESVEDDGSVIRKIDKVSYASLKTGQKLFAGILPKLDNAFAAIDAGVKEVLIGHADDLLQNTTESTTGTLITA; via the coding sequence ATGATCTACGTTATCAAAATAGGCGGTAATGTAATTGATGCGGAACCCTCCCTCCGCAGTTTCCTCCAGGCCTTCTCACAAGTGGAAGGAAAAAAGCTGTTGGTACATGGTGGCGGCAAGATCGCAACCCGTATCGGCGACAAGTTAGGGATCGTATCCCAGTATGTTGACGGCCGCCGGATTACCGATGCCGGTACCATTGACCTGGTGACCATGGTGTATGGGGGATTGGTGAATAAACAGATCGTTGCCCAATTACAGTCCCTGGGAACCGATGCCATTGGCCTTACCGGTGCGGATGGCAACCTGGTACCCGCACATAAAAGGCCGGTAAAGACCATCGACTATGGCTTTGTGGGTGATATTGATACCAACCTCATTCCATCAGCAAAATGGTATAACTTAATAGAGCAGGGCATGGTACCGGTAGTAGCCCCCCTTACCCATGATGGCATGGGGAATATGCTCAATACCAATGCCGATACCATTGCTTCCGCTCTGGCAATTGCCTTGTCAAAGCATGAGCCGGTAAGGCTTATCTATTGTTTTGAAAAGAAAGGTGTATTGGAATCCGTTGAAGATGATGGTTCCGTTATCAGGAAGATAGATAAGGTATCGTATGCCAGCCTTAAAACAGGACAGAAATTATTTGCAGGTATTTTGCCCAAGTTGGACAATGCCTTTGCAGCCATTGACGCTGGTGTGAAGGAAGTGCTGATCGGGCATGCAGATGACCTGTTGCAGAATACCACGGAATCAACCACCGGAACATTAATAACCGCATGA
- a CDS encoding argininosuccinate synthase: MSRKVVLGFSGGLDTTFCVKYLSEDKGYEVHSIIVNTGGFSAEELSRIEAHAYALGVKSHTTVNAVKGYYDRIIRYLIYGNVLKNNTYPLSVSAERLSQALHIAEHVRALGADAVAHGSTGAGNDQVRFDMIFHIMIPGVEIITPIRDLKLSREEEIGYLKKKGVDMNVEKAMYSINKGLWGTSVGGRETLSSKGMLPESAWPTQVTKTGEEEVKLHFEKGELTAVNDKTFDHPSEAIQYLQAIAGPYGIGRDIHVGDTIIGIKGRVGFEAAAPMVILKAHHALEKHVLTKWQLNWKDQLAQFYGNWLHEGQILDPVMRDIEAYFEQSQQNVTGDVYVQLMPYRFSVIGIESAFDLMSSKFGKYGEMNTGFTGEDVRGFSKIFGNQTAIWQAVNKKES; encoded by the coding sequence ATGTCAAGGAAAGTTGTTCTCGGATTCAGCGGTGGACTGGATACCACCTTCTGCGTGAAGTACCTTAGTGAAGACAAAGGGTATGAAGTGCATTCCATTATTGTGAATACAGGCGGCTTCAGTGCTGAAGAGCTGTCCAGGATCGAGGCCCATGCCTATGCCCTCGGAGTAAAGAGCCATACCACCGTTAATGCGGTAAAAGGATATTACGACAGGATCATCCGTTACCTCATCTATGGTAATGTTTTGAAGAATAATACTTACCCGCTAAGCGTAAGTGCTGAGCGTTTGAGCCAGGCCCTGCATATCGCAGAACATGTCCGGGCACTTGGCGCTGATGCCGTTGCCCATGGCAGTACCGGTGCCGGTAATGACCAGGTGCGATTTGATATGATCTTCCATATCATGATCCCAGGGGTCGAGATCATTACACCGATCCGTGACCTTAAACTCAGCAGGGAAGAAGAGATCGGGTACCTGAAGAAAAAAGGGGTGGACATGAATGTTGAAAAGGCAATGTACTCCATCAACAAGGGACTTTGGGGAACCAGCGTTGGCGGAAGGGAAACCCTTTCCTCAAAGGGCATGTTGCCTGAGTCAGCCTGGCCTACCCAGGTGACCAAAACAGGTGAGGAAGAGGTAAAGCTGCACTTCGAGAAAGGCGAACTGACTGCGGTGAATGATAAAACCTTTGACCATCCATCTGAAGCCATCCAATACCTGCAAGCTATTGCGGGACCTTATGGTATTGGTCGCGATATCCATGTAGGAGATACTATTATTGGCATCAAGGGCAGGGTGGGTTTTGAAGCAGCAGCACCCATGGTGATCCTGAAGGCCCACCATGCATTGGAGAAACACGTTCTCACCAAATGGCAATTGAACTGGAAGGACCAACTGGCACAGTTTTACGGTAACTGGTTGCATGAAGGCCAGATCCTCGACCCCGTGATGCGTGATATTGAAGCTTATTTTGAACAGTCACAGCAGAATGTGACCGGTGATGTATATGTGCAGTTGATGCCTTATCGCTTTAGTGTGATCGGTATCGAATCTGCATTCGACCTGATGTCTTCAAAGTTTGGCAAATATGGGGAGATGAACACCGGATTCACCGGCGAAGACGTGAGGGGTTTCAGTAAGATATTTGGCAACCAGACCGCTATCTGGCAGGCTGTGAACAAAAAGGAGTCCTGA
- a CDS encoding acetylornithine carbamoyltransferase, with protein sequence MQQFLSVDDVSNIDLLVQQALAYKADPYRDRELGRSKRIGLLFLNPSMRTRLSTQVAAQNLGMEAIVFNVGSEGWALEFAEGAIMNGTTVEHVKDAAPVMGNYFDILAIRTFPSLKSREEDYSEAYIRQFVKYAGIPVVSLESATLHPLQSLTDIITMTEALPALPPGKKPKVVLTWAPHVKALPQCVANSFAQWVNAWGQADFVVTHPEGYELDTRFTNGATIMHDQEMALKDSDFVYVKNWSAYSDYGKVLCTDEAWMLNNAKLQLTNNAKVMHCLPVRRNVELSDEILDGPNSLVTREASNRVWAAQAVLAEILRSSIKR encoded by the coding sequence ATGCAACAGTTTCTTTCCGTTGATGATGTAAGCAATATTGACCTCCTGGTGCAGCAGGCGCTGGCCTATAAAGCTGATCCCTACAGGGATCGTGAACTGGGCAGGAGCAAGCGGATCGGTCTGCTCTTCCTTAATCCCAGTATGCGGACCCGCTTGAGTACTCAGGTGGCTGCACAGAACCTGGGGATGGAAGCCATTGTATTTAATGTTGGAAGCGAAGGCTGGGCGCTGGAATTCGCAGAAGGCGCCATCATGAATGGCACTACTGTTGAGCATGTTAAGGATGCGGCCCCTGTAATGGGCAATTATTTCGATATCCTCGCCATCCGGACCTTCCCTTCTCTGAAGAGCAGGGAAGAAGACTATAGTGAAGCCTATATCAGGCAATTCGTAAAATATGCAGGCATTCCTGTCGTGAGCCTCGAGAGTGCCACCCTTCATCCGCTGCAAAGCCTGACCGATATCATCACCATGACGGAGGCCCTGCCTGCCCTTCCGCCAGGGAAGAAGCCCAAAGTGGTATTGACATGGGCGCCGCATGTAAAAGCACTTCCCCAATGCGTGGCCAATAGTTTTGCGCAATGGGTGAATGCCTGGGGGCAGGCTGATTTTGTGGTGACCCATCCTGAAGGATACGAGTTGGACACCCGGTTCACCAATGGTGCAACCATTATGCATGACCAGGAGATGGCATTGAAGGATTCGGATTTTGTATACGTGAAGAACTGGAGTGCCTATTCAGACTATGGAAAGGTATTGTGTACCGATGAAGCCTGGATGCTTAACAATGCTAAACTGCAACTGACCAATAATGCGAAGGTGATGCACTGCCTGCCGGTAAGGAGGAATGTTGAACTGAGCGATGAGATCCTGGATGGCCCCAACAGCCTGGTGACCCGTGAAGCCTCCAATCGCGTCTGGGCTGCACAAGCCGTACTGGCAGAGATCCTGCGCAGTTCCATTAAGAGGTAA
- a CDS encoding M20 family metallo-hydrolase, producing MEQLQEEAIGLLLSLVAIPSFSKEEDKTATCIQDYLLSKGLEANRYLNNVWALNRHFDPHKPVILLNSHHDTVKPNPQYNRDPFQPVIEDGRLYGLGSNDAGGPLVALIACFLNFFDKPSLPYNLVLAATAEEEISGLNGIEGLLKHETFLEATGVAARPQQVRFHHWSAIVGEPTQMQLAVAEKGLLVLDCVAHGKAGHAAREEGENAIYKAMQDIEWFRTHRFAKVSETLGSVKMNVTVIQTENKAHNVVPATCNFTVDIRVTDAYTHEEIIEAVRQNVFAEVKPRSMRMRATGIVNEHPLVKAGLAMGKKTYGSPTCSDKALMPFPALKCGPGDSARSHSADEYIFVEEVKQGIKEYIELIGRVFGEG from the coding sequence ATGGAACAATTACAGGAAGAGGCTATTGGTTTATTGCTGTCCCTGGTCGCAATCCCCTCATTCAGTAAGGAAGAGGATAAGACTGCAACCTGCATACAGGACTACCTCTTATCAAAAGGTTTAGAGGCTAACCGCTACCTGAATAATGTCTGGGCTCTGAACCGGCATTTCGACCCGCATAAACCGGTGATCCTGCTGAACTCCCACCATGATACGGTAAAGCCCAATCCCCAATACAACAGGGATCCTTTCCAGCCAGTCATTGAAGACGGGCGGCTGTATGGACTGGGAAGCAATGATGCGGGAGGACCGCTGGTGGCCCTGATTGCCTGTTTCCTTAATTTCTTCGATAAGCCATCCCTTCCCTATAACCTGGTGTTGGCGGCAACGGCTGAAGAAGAGATATCCGGTTTGAATGGGATCGAAGGTTTGCTCAAGCATGAAACCTTCCTGGAAGCAACAGGGGTGGCCGCAAGGCCTCAACAGGTTCGCTTCCACCATTGGTCGGCCATTGTGGGTGAGCCAACGCAAATGCAGTTGGCGGTAGCGGAGAAAGGATTGCTGGTCCTGGATTGCGTGGCGCATGGGAAGGCTGGTCATGCCGCAAGGGAAGAAGGGGAGAATGCCATCTATAAAGCCATGCAGGATATAGAATGGTTCCGTACCCATCGGTTTGCAAAGGTTTCAGAGACACTTGGGTCGGTGAAGATGAATGTGACGGTGATCCAAACCGAGAACAAGGCGCATAATGTAGTTCCCGCCACCTGCAATTTTACCGTGGATATCAGGGTGACAGATGCCTATACCCATGAAGAGATAATAGAGGCCGTTCGGCAGAATGTATTTGCCGAGGTGAAGCCGCGGAGCATGCGGATGCGGGCCACGGGTATTGTCAATGAGCACCCGCTGGTGAAGGCCGGTTTGGCGATGGGCAAGAAGACCTATGGGTCGCCCACCTGTTCAGATAAGGCGCTGATGCCTTTCCCCGCTTTGAAGTGCGGACCCGGCGATAGCGCCAGGAGCCATTCCGCAGATGAATACATATTTGTGGAGGAAGTAAAGCAGGGGATAAAGGAATACATTGAATTGATAGGCCGGGTCTTTGGGGAAGGATAA
- the argC gene encoding N-acetyl-gamma-glutamyl-phosphate reductase: MIKAGIIGGAGYTGGELIRVLVNHPAVELAYIHSKSNAGNPVYKVHQDLVDEANLVFTDQYSDAIDVLFLCTGHGEARKFMEAQPVASHVKVIDLSNDFRLQHQSSIGDRQFVYGLPELQREEIRQASNIANPGCFATAIQLGLLPLAKAGLLDEIYTTGITGSTGAGQGLSTTSHFSWRANNIQAYKTLTHQHLGEIGQSLLQLQGDSDIDISFVPWRGDFTRGIFISSTVHCDLPKSTIDELYQEYYQEHPFTVFCDDAIFLKQVVNTNKCVVQVEKVGAKLVIHSAIDNLLKGASGQAVQNMNLMMGLDESLGLKLKAAAF; encoded by the coding sequence ATGATCAAAGCAGGAATAATAGGAGGTGCCGGTTACACCGGAGGTGAACTGATCAGGGTACTGGTCAATCATCCTGCAGTGGAACTCGCCTATATCCATAGTAAAAGCAATGCCGGTAATCCTGTGTACAAAGTGCACCAGGACCTTGTCGATGAAGCCAACCTTGTATTCACTGACCAGTACAGTGATGCCATTGATGTGCTCTTCTTGTGTACCGGTCATGGCGAAGCGCGTAAGTTCATGGAAGCCCAGCCTGTAGCTTCCCATGTAAAGGTGATCGACCTCTCGAATGACTTTCGCCTGCAGCACCAATCTTCCATTGGCGATCGCCAGTTCGTCTACGGCCTTCCGGAATTGCAGCGGGAAGAGATCAGGCAAGCCAGTAATATTGCCAACCCCGGTTGTTTTGCAACAGCCATCCAATTAGGGCTACTGCCATTGGCCAAGGCCGGTTTGCTGGATGAGATCTATACAACCGGTATTACAGGCTCCACGGGTGCAGGGCAGGGCTTGAGCACCACTTCGCATTTCAGTTGGAGGGCCAATAATATCCAGGCCTACAAGACCCTTACCCACCAGCACCTAGGCGAGATCGGCCAGTCGCTCCTGCAACTGCAGGGGGATAGCGACATAGATATCAGCTTCGTACCCTGGCGTGGAGATTTTACCAGGGGCATATTCATCAGTTCAACCGTCCATTGTGACCTGCCCAAGTCAACGATAGATGAGTTGTACCAGGAATATTACCAAGAACATCCCTTTACCGTGTTTTGTGATGATGCCATCTTCCTGAAACAGGTGGTCAATACCAATAAGTGTGTGGTGCAGGTAGAGAAGGTGGGAGCCAAGCTGGTGATCCATTCGGCGATTGACAACCTGCTGAAAGGAGCCAGTGGACAGGCAGTACAGAATATGAACCTGATGATGGGCCTTGATGAAAGCCTTGGATTGAAATTGAAGGCTGCTGCATTTTAA